Within the Gossypium raimondii isolate GPD5lz chromosome 12, ASM2569854v1, whole genome shotgun sequence genome, the region GAATCTCTTTCCATGTTGTtggtaaaaatagaaatagggTTCGAGGCTTTTAAATTTGGTGAATGATTTTGCAATGTAACATTTTACTTTCAAACTTGGTTTAGTTTGAGATTTATAATTAAAGTGGTATAGATTTgcaataaatattgaaaaaatatataaaaatagtttgttttatgagagataagaaacaaataatatcatatatgtGGTATTTATCGTTTGAATTTAGCTATGGTAAAAGCGTAAGGAGAACTAATATGTATGGAgatttgttttaataattgatatttaattttgcaATCATCgtttacatatttcatattatgaAATTCTTAAATTCGGTGTAATTTAACAATGTATATTTTTGAATTCTGTTGTTTTgggttaattgaaattttatataatagatgacaaggactaaatcataagtgtaaaataattaaaaccacTTTAATGTGTACTATTTCATAAGTATTAACGTTCAATATTTCATAGGTGTAGTTCAGTATACCATAAATTGATTACAAATAATGGCTATTTTTTTCCAGCattcataataaattttgacttttgtaGAATTTTGTGACAAATTAAGCTCATGAATGAAAAATTTCCAGATATGTCTTTCAATGAGGCTGCCACTTTTCAAACAAAGAAGTAGTCTACAACTGAGAGTTAccaaaaatacttaaaaacctagctatatatatatatatatatatatatatatatatatatataatattagatttTCAGCTCATAAAAGATTCATTTATATGAACCTCATGTGATGGCTGATAGTTAAGGATGTTCGTTGTCCCAAGTATGGTCTAGATTCGAGCCGCGCTAGTTGCATTTGTTGTTCAAACTTTATCCtgttattgtaattaaaaaaacgCTAATAATTGATCTATAGTGAAATTCTAACTAAAAAGCACTAATAAACTGTATTTTAAAGCACAATTAATTTTGGGGTTAAGTTAGAAGTTTTTTATTATCACCTTTAGCACGATTAAATTTCGAGGTTATATCTTAATATGAGTAACAAAACTTCTATTGtctcatttatttattgtttctCTTTGTAAATAGCTTTTTGGTTATTTGAATTTATTCGcatatcaaaattatttctaattttatttgaatttttgtgtagtatatatttaatttagtgggagttattatattttgatttttcatatattttgtttatttagtaCGACCCACTCATTATTATAAGAGTAAATCATTTCTATACATGCATACACCACTAGCACGTGATTTCTACGGTTCAATCCAACGATGTGAATATAAGGTGAATGTTTTTGGCCAATGGGTTAAATATTGGGGTTCTTTTCATGCATTctattgattatatatatatatatatatatatgtatgtataattgtGATTTTGTTGGAAGGCGTTGAATGAGATTAACTCTCGTGTGTTGAATTTAGTCAGGTTAATAATGAGATAGTGATTGCTTTGATTTGTTGGATGGTTTCAAAGTGGATAAGAAAGTTAGAAAGTTAACACCCATACCATGAGAGGAAGTCTACAGAGGTGtctaaaaaattatgttatatgaactttGATGGAGAGGTGTTTCTAATGTTTGCGAtgattgttgattttttatttttattttataaatgtaaCTTCTATGgggaaaaaatttaataaatgcgaagtaaaaaaataaagaccTAATCAATAAATCTTTAAGTtatgagaattatattttatatttaaaaaatagaatatgtATAAgccattttctaaaaataagattgcaataatcaattttattagttatttattctactcaataaatataaaatttagaaaggaTGATAGGAATAGGAATAAAATTAAAGGGAAAATAAGTATCACAACCTaccaaatcaattaaaatcttTACATCAAATACCTCTCTTCTCCCCACCTCAATCAAACTTCCAATTTCCTTGCTCTCACTTTTGAGCATtaaattcttcttttttttttttcttttttttatcatcaaaatatcagttttctccatttttatttcatcataattataattttgattctttttcacaaaatcaaATCCAACATAACCAGTTGAATACATTTGATGAAGTTGATCTCCTTACCATATATACTTCATCCTTATATTCAAgttatttatatgttatttctTTTGGGATATTTTATTAGAATTCATTTAAGCacagtttattattttataattaaaatttattataaattgtcAAATGTCaattaaagattaattttacggagttttttatatatattgtgtatttcttttcataattaccaaaatttcatataatcatccaataaagtttcatatttgtttgtctcttatgatttatccaacTTGAAGTATTTAGGTAACGCATAAATTGTCAAATGTCTATCAAATATATTCTTAAAAGATTCTTTGTTTATAGAGGAAATAATTTTGaccatattttatattgattggTTATCTTAATATAACGATGTTGAATTTATAAGGAAAGATATTAAAAATAGCAGTTTTAAGCAAATGACATTTTGTgagaaatattttgattttataattctatattaaaataatttgtggTTTATacgatttatttttattttggagaatacattttatgatttatgtaaaattattctttaaattattgGGTTAATGATAACTTCttttgttataattaattttgtttatatttttgtattttttattggGAGGAAATTTTGACAACCAAAGTACTATATGTCTTAcaatcaaattacattttataaaaataaattttagaggTTATTCAATGCTATAATTGCGTatcttaaaagattaaatattaaaattatttggcactttgatgtcaataatagttttaattttgatagaCTCgtacaattattaattatttataacatttttctttataaatatgattaattttgatgttgGTAAGCAATAAATCACTATACAATTAATTACGTTTTATATTATAGTTGGCGAATAGATTTGGGTCAAAATTGAAttccaaaacataaataaattatatatatcatatctattttttttatacaacgcctaaaattattcataaccGCTTCGGTAATGAGCTTTAGCACATTTAACTCCACGACCTCCTGCACGGGCAACAATGTCGATACCAATCGAACTACTACTCAATCGACTATTATCCAATTTGTTAAACATTAGGAGtaagatattattattatttatgaataaattaatatgaaattgagGTGTTAGGTTGAAGTGAAAAATGGGTGTTTTTGCATAGCTGTTGTATTTAAAAGCATACTCTGAATGCCAATTTGCACATAAAATAAGCTCTCTCTTTgttttcccttaaaaaatttaaaaatatcatttttgtCTATTTTGTAGGGTATACATCAAAGCATCTATATAAAGAGCATAATTTCTATCGTATTGGATTAATTGTTTAAtcagaaacaaataaataaatcaaggAAATATCAAAGTCACCATGCAATAAACTTACTACTAAGTGGGTTTAATTCTAAtgcctaaattatttatattttttggagttttactttatttttttgcaaatgATGTTCAAATGTAACGTTGGATTAAAATATAGTAGATGTATTGTATTCAACAAAACTCACTCGAATCTTAAGTAATGAAATGGTTTTCAGAATTCCAGGTTTCATGGACGAACAAGGTGATTGCTTCGCTTGCTAAGGAAGTGAGTTCTAAAAGGTTGACTCCAAACCTGGTCATATCAGCCTCGAGATTCCTTGCCCACCCAAAAAATTAATACCTGGAAATGGTCACTCTCcatcaacaatttaaaattccTTAGCTGACGTTTCCTCTATAATTGAATTCATTTCCTGGTTTGCTGTCATATCAGAATTCAAACTCCTGTTTAATCCATGTACTGTTGATTTAAGGTAAAAAATTTGAACCCCTGTCCTAAGCTCCCAAGTCCCAACTATTGCGCACCACCTGTTAGGAtcaaagaataaaatgaaagagtACCGTAGCGGTTTTGAACCCCTTAAGAGCTTCCTGTTATCAAGCATTGCTGTTGTCACTGTCCTCACAAATTTCTTATTAACCTTAAGGTTTAGACTCTCAAATGGAGCAAGAAATGTTCTAGTTTGACTCGGTATTCTTTTCAAAGTTCCatctcccccccccccccgctCCTCATATTCCCATTGTTGCCTATCTTCCTTCATTTGATTGTttcatttcttgaaaatttccCAGCTTTGTTCTTCAATACCAGTTTTGGTTTTTCAAAGACAAATCACTGAATGCTGTAAGAGTGGAGAAAAGACAAGTTTCCATGGGGTGTAAGAACAAAAATCAGGTGTTTTCACATGGAGAATCTAAGGTAAAGCTATTATTATCCTCCAAAGTTTTCTAAAACGAAAGCTTGAATCCAAAGATTCTCATTCAAAGTATTTTGACAAACAAAAATTAGGGAATAATGGAAAGTGAAATCAAAGAATCCCCTTTTGTATCCATGCCAAAATCACCTATACAAAGTAGCAGACCAAGCAGCATGGTTGTTAAGGTAAACTACATATACTATGTTCATCAtccatttatattttagtctttGTTACCAAGTATCTGCAATTCTTTTCACTATTTAACCAAGTTTTGATTGTTGCATATGATGAAAAACAGAAGGCACATACCGTGATTCCGGCGCATATTGTAGCCGAGGCAATATCGACGCTTCATGGTCTTGATCTCAGATGGTCGGGACCAATCACACCGACGGAAAGGGACTATGTTGAGCAATATGTGTTGGCAAAATATCCACAGTATGCAGGTCAAGTTGAGCTAGAAAATATAGACCTTTCTAGTCTATGCATCAATGAAGAGTCCTCGGAGGCTGCAATTGATGATAAAAAGAAATCACCAAGAGGTAATTCAAGAGAATCCTCGTCACCTTTCTTCGGAAGCAATCATCCGGACCTGGACAGGATTCAATTGGAGCCATCAAGATTGCTCGATATCCTCACGAAGAAATCGTCTTTCCCTGGAAGTTTCATTTCGATTCCGGAAATCCAAGCTCGAAACAAAGTTCTGAAACACTGTGGATTGCCGGACGATGACTACCTGGTTCTCTTCACACCAAACTACAAGGATGCAATGATGTTAGTAGGAGAAAGCTACCCTTTTTTTAAAGGTAACTTCTACATGAGCATCATTGGTGAAGAACTTgattatgtaaaggaatttgcgAGTTACAAGGAATCAAAAGTGATATTGGCACCTGAAACATGGTTGGATTTGAGAATCAAAGGGTCACAACTTAGTCAGTATTTCAGGAAAAAATGTAAGCATAGTCCAAAGGGATTGTTCTCGTATCCAGTTGATGTTAATGGGATGCGTTACTCTATGCATTGGATTTCGGAAGCTCATAGGAATTCATGGCATGTTCTGCTCGATGCAACTGGTTTAGTTGTCGGACAAGATCGGTTGAACCTCGCGCTTCATCGGCCTGATTTCGTGCTTTGTAGTCTGGAGAATACGCATGCTCAACCAGCAAGGATAACTTGCCTGTTGGTGAGGAAGAAATCGTTTGATACTACAACATCTTCATCTCAGATGAGTGAGTGAAACCTGGGATTAGCTGATATGAATACGTTATTTCATATGTttgagttattttaaaatttattgctacatatattttggaatttggaacaaataaaaCGAGTTTTGAACAGGAAGAAACTGTCAAATGAATGCTTCCCATATATGAAA harbors:
- the LOC105764792 gene encoding uncharacterized protein LOC105764792, with product MGCKNKNQVFSHGESKGIMESEIKESPFVSMPKSPIQSSRPSSMVVKKAHTVIPAHIVAEAISTLHGLDLRWSGPITPTERDYVEQYVLAKYPQYAGQVELENIDLSSLCINEESSEAAIDDKKKSPRGNSRESSSPFFGSNHPDLDRIQLEPSRLLDILTKKSSFPGSFISIPEIQARNKVLKHCGLPDDDYLVLFTPNYKDAMMLVGESYPFFKGNFYMSIIGEELDYVKEFASYKESKVILAPETWLDLRIKGSQLSQYFRKKCKHSPKGLFSYPVDVNGMRYSMHWISEAHRNSWHVLLDATGLVVGQDRLNLALHRPDFVLCSLENTHAQPARITCLLVRKKSFDTTTSSSQMSE